A region from the Halomonas piscis genome encodes:
- the hemL gene encoding glutamate-1-semialdehyde 2,1-aminomutase, producing the protein MTTSAELFELASRRIPGGINSPVRAFKGMNRPPVFMERAQDAYLFDVEGNRYVDYVGSWGPMITGHADRDVLAAVRARLDNGLSFGAPTAAETTMADLICEMIPSIDMVRMTSSGTEATMSAIRLARGYTGRDKIVKFEGNYHGHSDSLLVKAGSGALTHGVPNSPGVPAALAEHTVTLSFNDPDGVEACFEEIGDEIAGVIVEPVAGNMNCIPALPEFLETLRRVCNEYGSVLIFDEVMTGFRVAMGGAQAYYGVTPDLTCLGKIVGGGMPVGAFGGSQEIMEQISPLGPVYHAGTLSGNPLAMAAGTTLLNKVQVPGFHDALSQRVETLCNGLKERADAAGVPLVVQSAGGMFGLFFTAQSRVDNFAQATACDPEAFRHFFTGMLDQGVYLAPSAFEAGFMSSAHTAEDIQHTLDAAEKVFASMA; encoded by the coding sequence ATGACCACTTCCGCTGAGCTGTTTGAACTTGCCAGCCGCCGGATCCCCGGCGGCATTAACTCGCCGGTGCGCGCCTTCAAGGGCATGAATCGCCCGCCGGTTTTCATGGAGCGCGCCCAGGATGCCTACCTGTTCGACGTCGAAGGCAATCGCTACGTGGACTATGTAGGGTCCTGGGGGCCGATGATCACCGGCCACGCCGACCGCGACGTGCTCGCCGCCGTGCGTGCCCGGCTGGACAACGGCTTGTCCTTCGGCGCGCCCACCGCGGCGGAAACCACCATGGCCGATCTGATCTGCGAGATGATCCCGAGCATCGACATGGTGCGCATGACCAGCTCCGGCACCGAGGCCACCATGTCGGCCATTCGCCTGGCCCGGGGCTATACCGGCCGCGACAAGATCGTCAAGTTCGAGGGCAACTACCACGGCCATTCCGACTCGCTTTTGGTCAAGGCCGGCTCCGGCGCGCTGACCCACGGCGTGCCCAACTCGCCCGGCGTGCCGGCAGCGCTTGCCGAGCACACGGTAACGCTGTCGTTCAACGACCCGGACGGCGTGGAAGCCTGCTTTGAAGAGATTGGCGACGAGATTGCCGGCGTTATCGTCGAGCCGGTGGCCGGCAACATGAACTGCATTCCTGCCCTTCCCGAATTTCTTGAGACCCTGCGTCGGGTGTGCAACGAATACGGCAGCGTGCTGATCTTCGACGAAGTGATGACCGGTTTTCGCGTGGCCATGGGCGGCGCCCAGGCGTACTACGGCGTGACCCCGGACCTGACCTGCCTGGGCAAGATCGTCGGCGGCGGCATGCCGGTGGGCGCCTTCGGCGGCAGCCAGGAGATCATGGAGCAGATTTCGCCGCTGGGGCCGGTGTACCACGCCGGAACGCTGTCGGGGAACCCGCTGGCCATGGCCGCCGGCACCACGCTGTTGAACAAGGTACAGGTGCCGGGCTTCCACGATGCCCTGAGCCAGCGGGTCGAGACCCTGTGCAACGGCCTCAAGGAGCGCGCTGACGCTGCCGGTGTCCCCCTGGTGGTGCAGTCCGCCGGGGGCATGTTCGGGCTCTTCTTCACCGCCCAGAGCCGAGTGGACAACTTCGCCCAGGCTACCGCCTGCGACCCGGAAGCCTTCCGCCACTTCTTTACCGGCATGCTCGACCAAGGCGTGTATCTGGCGCCGTCGGCGTTCGAAGCCGGCTTCATGTCAAGCGCCCACACCGCCGAGGATATCCAGCACACCCTGGACGCCGCAGAAAAGGTGTTTGCCAGCATGGCCTGA
- the argC gene encoding N-acetyl-gamma-glutamyl-phosphate reductase, giving the protein MIKVGIVGGTGYTGVELLRLLAQHPGVSVEAITSRSEAGVKVTDMYPNLRGHYDGLAFSEPDAGVLARMDAVFFATPHGVAHALAGDLLARGTRVIDLSADFRLRDIAEWEDWYGQTHGAPELLEGAVYGLPELHREAIKKAQLVAVPGCYPTAVQLGFLPLLKAGMIDPSQLIADCKTGVTGAGRGAKVGSLLAEASESLKAYAVSGHRHLPEIRQGLIAAHDGEVNLTFVPHLAPMIRGIHATLYGQLVAEPEADLQALFETWYADEPFVDVMPAGSHPETRSVKGNNVCRLAVHRPGDGNTVVVLSVIDNLVKGASGQAIQNLNLMFGLDEHLGLQAPALMP; this is encoded by the coding sequence GTGATCAAGGTTGGCATTGTAGGCGGTACCGGCTATACCGGCGTAGAGCTTCTGCGCCTTTTGGCCCAGCATCCTGGCGTCAGCGTCGAAGCGATCACCTCGCGCTCCGAGGCGGGCGTCAAGGTCACGGACATGTACCCCAATCTGCGCGGGCATTACGACGGCCTGGCGTTCAGCGAGCCCGACGCCGGCGTTCTGGCCCGCATGGACGCGGTGTTTTTTGCCACGCCCCACGGCGTTGCCCACGCCCTGGCCGGCGACCTGCTTGCTCGGGGTACCCGGGTGATTGATCTCTCGGCGGATTTTCGCCTGCGCGACATCGCCGAATGGGAAGACTGGTACGGCCAGACCCACGGCGCGCCGGAGCTGCTTGAAGGCGCCGTTTACGGCCTGCCGGAGCTCCACCGCGAAGCCATCAAGAAAGCGCAGCTGGTGGCCGTGCCGGGGTGCTACCCGACCGCGGTACAGCTTGGCTTTCTGCCGCTGCTGAAGGCCGGCATGATCGATCCGAGCCAGCTGATCGCCGACTGCAAGACCGGCGTCACCGGCGCCGGCCGGGGCGCCAAGGTCGGCTCGCTGCTGGCCGAGGCCAGCGAGTCGCTCAAGGCCTACGCCGTCAGCGGCCACCGCCACCTGCCGGAAATCCGCCAGGGACTCATCGCGGCTCACGACGGCGAGGTCAACCTTACTTTCGTGCCGCACCTCGCGCCCATGATCCGCGGCATTCACGCCACGCTCTACGGCCAGCTTGTCGCCGAGCCGGAGGCCGATCTGCAGGCGCTATTCGAGACCTGGTACGCCGACGAGCCCTTCGTCGACGTCATGCCCGCGGGCAGCCATCCGGAAACCCGCAGCGTCAAGGGCAACAACGTCTGCCGGCTGGCCGTTCATCGCCCGGGAGACGGCAACACCGTGGTGGTGCTCTCGGTGATCGACAACCTGGTCAAGGGCGCGTCGGGCCAGGCCATCCAGAACCTCAATCTGATGTTCGGCCTTGACGAGCACCTGGGCCTTCAGGCCCCGGCGCTGATGCCC
- the hemJ gene encoding protoporphyrinogen oxidase HemJ: protein MYLWVKAIHLMAVVTWFAALFYLPRLYVYHAMARDSDERESVENFKIMERKLYRGIMTPSMIAVIVLGLVLLALSPQWLSQGWMHAKLFFVVLLIAYHHVCLIYLKQFAEERCTKRHVFFRWFNELPVLALIAIMIFAVVKPF, encoded by the coding sequence ATGTATTTATGGGTGAAGGCGATCCATCTGATGGCCGTGGTTACATGGTTTGCCGCGCTGTTCTATCTGCCGAGGCTTTATGTCTACCATGCCATGGCGCGGGACAGCGACGAGCGCGAAAGCGTGGAAAACTTCAAGATCATGGAGCGCAAGCTGTACCGCGGCATCATGACGCCGTCGATGATTGCCGTCATCGTGCTGGGCCTTGTGCTGCTGGCACTTTCGCCCCAGTGGCTCAGCCAGGGATGGATGCACGCCAAGCTGTTTTTCGTGGTGCTGCTGATTGCCTACCACCACGTTTGTCTGATTTATCTCAAGCAGTTTGCCGAAGAGCGCTGTACCAAGCGCCACGTATTTTTCCGCTGGTTTAACGAACTGCCGGTGCTGGCGCTGATTGCGATCATGATTTTCGCCGTGGTGAAGCCCTTTTGA
- a CDS encoding chloride channel protein — translation MARVFRSIFTLKRFRRQLANVDALPQLCVLGLVSGMITGALMVGFRTMLSLGASLYMPEGSPETFEQLTPWVRAGLPLLAVLLIGLWLGRLTPSGRKIGIAHVIERLTYHQGRFLRRNWFTQWWVGLVSVLGGLSAGREGPAIHLGAAAASGLGQYFRLPHNSLRVLVACGTAAGISASFNTPIAGVIFAMEVVMMEYTITGFMPVILASTVSGLIAQLAFGFEHAFQISDIALGSLANLPWIVVSALGIGLLAACFIQVARTATRLQRLSFGVRCALVGVLVGSAAWFYPQVQGIGYDTLGLTFSGHPAVDVLLAVAVGKLLLTAFTVACGIPVSIIGPILVAGGAAGALFGLLGNQLMPGMSASTTVHAMLGTAAMMGAILQAPLAALMALLELTHTPNMMLPGMLTVVVACLTSRQLTGSKGFFNSALSGSRHPLQHPLMQALSRVSVPAVMERNLVRTRRMITPAAAHKLLETNPVWLIIERSSQKKPLLALRGSALARWLIEHETPIRQGHRDYQRIDLMEIPGQRLELAPIGLQATLSEAFIALQDESLGALYVVHGRHLKQRRISGIITRGAVERYYQYSDRSLTAPRPKGRGFPIHGEQDIGT, via the coding sequence GTGGCACGCGTATTCCGTTCGATTTTCACCCTTAAGCGTTTCAGACGCCAGCTCGCCAACGTCGATGCGCTGCCTCAACTTTGCGTGCTGGGACTGGTATCGGGGATGATTACCGGCGCACTGATGGTCGGCTTTCGCACGATGCTGAGCCTGGGGGCGTCGCTCTACATGCCCGAGGGAAGCCCCGAAACCTTCGAACAGCTCACCCCCTGGGTACGCGCCGGGCTGCCGCTGCTGGCCGTGCTGCTGATCGGTTTGTGGCTGGGGCGTCTGACGCCTTCCGGGCGCAAGATCGGCATTGCCCACGTCATCGAGCGGCTGACCTACCATCAGGGGCGCTTTTTGCGCCGCAACTGGTTCACCCAGTGGTGGGTGGGGCTCGTTTCGGTGCTCGGCGGGCTCTCTGCCGGCCGCGAGGGGCCAGCCATTCACCTGGGGGCGGCGGCGGCCAGCGGACTGGGGCAGTATTTTCGCCTGCCGCACAACAGCCTGCGCGTGCTGGTGGCCTGCGGTACCGCCGCCGGCATTTCGGCGTCGTTCAACACGCCCATTGCCGGAGTCATCTTCGCCATGGAAGTGGTGATGATGGAGTACACCATTACCGGCTTCATGCCGGTGATACTGGCGTCCACGGTCAGCGGCTTGATCGCCCAGCTGGCGTTCGGCTTTGAGCACGCCTTTCAGATCAGCGATATTGCCCTGGGCTCGCTTGCCAACCTGCCCTGGATTGTGGTCAGTGCGCTGGGTATCGGCCTGCTTGCCGCCTGTTTCATCCAGGTGGCCCGGACAGCGACAAGATTGCAGCGGCTATCGTTCGGCGTTCGCTGTGCCCTGGTGGGCGTACTGGTCGGCAGCGCCGCCTGGTTTTATCCCCAGGTCCAGGGCATAGGTTACGACACCCTGGGGCTGACGTTCAGCGGCCATCCGGCCGTCGACGTTCTGCTGGCGGTGGCCGTGGGCAAGCTGCTGCTGACAGCGTTTACCGTGGCCTGCGGTATTCCGGTGAGCATCATCGGGCCGATACTGGTGGCCGGCGGCGCGGCCGGGGCGCTGTTTGGTCTGCTCGGCAATCAATTGATGCCCGGCATGTCTGCCAGCACTACGGTGCACGCCATGCTGGGCACGGCGGCGATGATGGGCGCCATTCTCCAGGCGCCGCTGGCCGCGCTGATGGCGCTTTTGGAGCTGACCCATACGCCCAACATGATGCTGCCGGGCATGCTCACCGTGGTAGTGGCCTGCCTGACCAGCCGCCAGCTCACCGGCAGCAAGGGCTTTTTCAACAGCGCGCTGAGCGGCAGCCGTCACCCGCTTCAGCATCCGCTGATGCAGGCGCTGTCCCGGGTATCGGTGCCGGCGGTCATGGAACGCAACCTGGTGCGGACCCGGCGCATGATTACCCCCGCGGCGGCGCACAAGCTGCTGGAAACCAATCCGGTGTGGCTGATCATCGAGCGCTCGAGCCAGAAAAAGCCGCTGCTGGCGCTGCGCGGCTCGGCGCTGGCCCGCTGGCTGATCGAACATGAAACCCCTATTCGGCAAGGGCACCGCGACTACCAGCGGATCGACCTGATGGAAATCCCCGGTCAGCGCCTGGAGCTGGCGCCCATCGGCCTGCAGGCCACGCTGTCCGAGGCGTTTATCGCTCTCCAGGATGAATCGCTGGGAGCGCTTTACGTGGTTCACGGTCGCCATCTCAAGCAGCGGCGGATTTCAGGTATCATCACCCGCGGGGCGGTGGAACGTTACTATCAGTATAGCGATCGGTCGTTGACTGCTCCCCGCCCTAAAGGACGGGGATTCCCAATTCACGGAGAACAGGACATAGGTACTTGA
- a CDS encoding RNA-guided endonuclease InsQ/TnpB family protein, whose product MTKRAYKYRFYPTPEQEQLLARTFGCVRFVYNAVLRYRTDAFYQHGEKTGFAAANAKLSLMKKDGGTAFLNEVSSVPLQQCLRHQQRAFKNFFEGRAKYPRFKSKRHRQSAEFTRSAFKYRDGQLFLAKCSESLAIRWSRELPSEPSTVTVSKDSAGRYFVSCLCEFDPRALPVTPKMVGIDLGLKDLFVTSDGHRIGNPCHTAKYAAQLAKAQRRLSKKKLGSKNRAKARQKVAKLHARISDCRMDSLHKLSRQIVNENQVICVESLKVKNMLRNPRLAKSISDAGWGEFVRQLEYKAAWADRQLSAIDQWYPSSKRCSDCGHVMAKMPLHVRAWTCPECAAEHDRDVNAAVNIKAAGLAVLALGENVSGMGQVPMSCSP is encoded by the coding sequence ATGACGAAACGCGCCTACAAATACCGCTTCTACCCGACTCCTGAACAGGAACAGCTCCTGGCCAGGACATTCGGGTGTGTGCGCTTCGTCTACAATGCGGTTCTCCGATACCGCACGGACGCGTTCTATCAGCACGGGGAAAAGACCGGCTTCGCAGCGGCGAACGCCAAGCTCTCGCTGATGAAGAAAGACGGCGGAACTGCCTTCCTCAACGAGGTAAGTTCGGTTCCGCTTCAACAGTGCCTTCGTCACCAGCAGCGCGCGTTCAAGAATTTCTTTGAAGGCCGCGCCAAGTACCCTCGCTTCAAGAGCAAGCGGCATCGCCAGTCGGCGGAGTTCACCCGCTCGGCCTTCAAATACCGGGATGGCCAGTTGTTCCTCGCCAAGTGCAGCGAATCTTTGGCCATCCGTTGGAGCCGTGAGCTTCCCAGCGAACCCAGCACTGTTACCGTTTCCAAGGACTCGGCAGGACGCTACTTCGTGTCGTGCCTGTGCGAGTTCGACCCCCGGGCGTTGCCCGTCACCCCGAAGATGGTAGGCATCGACCTGGGCCTGAAAGACCTGTTCGTCACCAGCGACGGGCATCGAATCGGCAATCCCTGCCATACGGCAAAATACGCCGCCCAGCTTGCCAAGGCACAGCGTCGGCTGAGCAAGAAGAAGCTCGGCTCGAAGAATCGCGCCAAGGCTCGGCAGAAGGTGGCGAAACTTCACGCCAGGATCTCCGATTGCCGCATGGACAGCTTGCATAAGCTGTCCCGCCAGATCGTTAACGAGAACCAAGTGATCTGCGTCGAATCCCTCAAGGTGAAGAACATGCTGCGTAACCCTCGGCTTGCCAAGTCAATCAGCGATGCCGGCTGGGGCGAGTTCGTCCGCCAGCTGGAGTACAAGGCGGCTTGGGCGGATCGCCAACTGTCGGCCATCGACCAATGGTATCCGTCGAGCAAGCGCTGTTCAGACTGCGGGCATGTGATGGCCAAGATGCCGTTACACGTCCGCGCCTGGACATGCCCAGAGTGCGCAGCCGAACACGACCGCGACGTTAACGCCGCAGTCAACATTAAAGCCGCCGGGCTGGCGGTGTTAGCCCTTGGAGAGAATGTAAGTGGCATGGGTCAAGTACCTATGTCCTGTTCTCCGTGA
- the thiD gene encoding bifunctional hydroxymethylpyrimidine kinase/phosphomethylpyrimidine kinase, whose protein sequence is MKNDALPPVVLVLAGHDPTGGAGIMADGEAVAANGGWALTVPTALTVQSCADVRRVVPADPAVMEEAVEALAEMPVAAIKIGLLADAATLAAAERIVRRFPGVPVVIDPVLKAGGGAELSTPALCQRFVDKLIGQADLLTPNRHELARLTPEMGGVDDTDRAVALLSAGCQSVLVTGTDDPRPGSDDDTVTHTLHTPESARQWHWPRLPGTYHGSGCTLAAAVAARLAAGEALAPACEQAQRFAWQSLAHGYRPAHGQQLPNRFYTHRH, encoded by the coding sequence TTGAAAAACGACGCGCTCCCCCCGGTGGTGCTGGTACTCGCCGGCCATGATCCCACCGGCGGCGCCGGCATCATGGCCGACGGCGAAGCCGTGGCGGCCAACGGCGGCTGGGCGCTGACCGTGCCCACGGCGCTTACCGTACAGAGCTGCGCCGATGTGCGCCGGGTAGTGCCGGCGGATCCGGCCGTCATGGAAGAAGCGGTGGAGGCGCTGGCCGAGATGCCGGTAGCCGCGATCAAGATCGGATTGCTGGCGGATGCGGCCACGCTGGCGGCCGCCGAACGCATCGTGCGCCGCTTTCCCGGCGTGCCGGTGGTGATCGACCCGGTGCTCAAGGCCGGCGGCGGCGCTGAGTTGTCCACACCTGCTCTTTGCCAACGCTTTGTGGACAAGTTGATCGGGCAGGCGGATCTTCTCACCCCCAACCGCCACGAGCTTGCCCGGCTGACGCCGGAAATGGGCGGCGTTGATGACACCGATCGAGCCGTGGCGCTGCTGTCGGCGGGCTGTCAGAGCGTGCTGGTGACCGGCACCGACGACCCGCGGCCGGGGAGCGACGACGACACGGTGACCCACACCCTGCACACCCCGGAAAGCGCTCGCCAGTGGCACTGGCCGCGGCTGCCGGGGACGTATCACGGCTCGGGCTGTACCCTGGCGGCCGCCGTTGCGGCGCGCCTGGCCGCCGGCGAGGCGCTCGCCCCGGCATGCGAGCAGGCGCAGCGTTTCGCCTGGCAGAGCCTTGCCCACGGCTATCGGCCAGCGCACGGCCAGCAGTTGCCCAACCGCTTTTATACTCACCGTCACTGA